One Chiroxiphia lanceolata isolate bChiLan1 chromosome W unlocalized genomic scaffold, bChiLan1.pri scaffold_44_arrow_ctg1, whole genome shotgun sequence genomic region harbors:
- the LOC116781389 gene encoding olfactory receptor 14J1-like, whose product MSNSSSMPQFLLLALADRRELQLLHFWLFLAISLAALLANGLILSAVACDHHLHTPMGFFLLNLSLTDLGSICTTVPKAMHNSLHNTTTISYKGCAAQLFFFAFFMSAEFSLLTIMCYDRYVAICKPLHYGTLLGSRACAPMAAAAWASGFLSALLHTANTFSLPLCQGNALGQFFCEIPHILKLSCSHSGYLREIGLLWFTISLGFVCFVFIVFSYVQIFRAVLRIPSQQGRHKAFSTCLPHLAVVSLFVSTGIFAYLKPPSISSPSLDLVVSVLYMVVPPSLNPFIYSLRNQELKDALRKTMTGCF is encoded by the coding sequence atgtccaacagcagctccatgccccagttcctcctcctggcattggcagacaggagggagctgcagctcctgcacttctggctcttcctggccatctccctggctgccctcctggccaacggcctcatcctcagcgccgtagcctgcgaccaccacctgcacacccccatgggcttcttcctgctcaacctctccctcacagacctgggaTCCATCTGCACCACggtccccaaagccatgcacaattccctccataacaccacaaccatctcctacaagggatgtgctgcacagctctttttctttgctttcttcatgtcagcagagttttccctcctcaccatcatgtgctacgaccgctacgttgccatctgcaaacccctgcactacgggaccctcctgggcagcagagcttgtgcccccatggcagcagctgcctgggcctcTGGGtttctcagtgctctgctgcacacagccaatacattttctctgcccctgtgccagggcaatgccctgggccagttcttctgtgaaatcccacacatcctcaagctctcctgctcacactcaggcTACCTCAGGGAAATTGGGCTTCTCTGGTTTACTATCTCTTTAggatttgtgtgttttgttttcattgttttctcctatgtgcagatcttcagggctgtgctgaggatcccctctcagcagggacggcacaaagccttttccacgtgcctccctcacctggccgTGGTCTCCCTGTTTGTCAGCACTGGCATATTTGCCTACCTGaagcccccctccatctcctccccgTCTCTGGACCTGGTGGTGTCAGTTCTGTACATGGTGGTTCCTCCATCACTGAACCCCTTCATCTACAGCCTCAGGAACCAGGAGCTCAAGGATGCCCTGAGAAAAACGATGACTGGATGTTTTTAA